Proteins found in one Hevea brasiliensis isolate MT/VB/25A 57/8 chromosome 18, ASM3005281v1, whole genome shotgun sequence genomic segment:
- the LOC110633542 gene encoding serine/threonine-protein kinase SAPK3 isoform X1 codes for MEERYEPIKDLGSGNFGVARLVRDKKTKELVAVKYIERGKKIDENVQREIINHRSLRHPNIVRFKEVLLTPTHLAIVMEYAAGGELFARICSAGRFSEDEARFFFQQLISGVSYCHSMEICHRDLKLENTLLDGSPTPRLKICDFGYSKSALLHSQPKSTVGTPAYIAPEVLSRKEYDGKISDVWSCGVTLYVMLVGAYPFEDPEDPRNFRKTIGRIMSVQYSIPDYVRVSADCKHLLSRIFVANPAKRITIPEIKQHPWFLKNFPKELIEIEKKNFAESERDQPIQSVDEVMCIIQEAKMPGEVAKVSEQAIAGTSDDWDADLESEIDASGDIGPPI; via the exons ATGGAGGAGAGATATGAGCCAATTAAGGATCTTGGTTCTGGTAATTTTGGGGTGGCAAGGCTAGTGAGGGATAAGAAGACAAAGGAGCTTGTTGCTGTAAAGTACATAGAGAGGGGGAAAAAG ATTGATGAGAATGTGCAGAGAGAAATCATCAATCACAGATCTTTAAGGCATCCAAATATTGTTCGGTTCAAAGAG GTCTTGTTGACTCCGACACATTTAGCAATTGTCATGGAATATGCAGCTGGTGGTGAACTCTTTGCAAGGATATGCAGTGCTGGTAGATTTAGCGAAGATGAG GCGAGATTCTTCTTTCAGCAGCTAATATCTGGAGTCAGCTACTGTCATTCCATG GAAATTTGTCACAGGGATCTGAAACTTGAAAATACACTTTTGGATGGAAGCCCTACGCCCCGACTTAAAATATGTGATTTTGGTTATTCCAAG TCTGCTCTGTTGCACTCGCAACCCAAATCAACAGTTGGAACACCTGCGTACATTGCTCCTGAAGTTCTATCTCGAAAGGAATATGATGGCAAG ATTTCAGATGTTTGGTCGTGTGGGGTGACATTATATGTGATGTTGGTGGGAGCATACCCTTTTGAGGATCCTGAAGACCCTAGGAATTTCCGTAAGACCATTGGG AGAATAATGAGCGTTCAATACTCCATACCAGACTATGTACGAGTCTCTGCAGATTGCAAGCACCTCCTTTCTCGTATTTTTGTGGCTAATCCTGCCAAG AGGATTACCATCCCAGAGATCAAGCAGCACCCTTGGTTTCTAAAAAATTTTCCGAAGGAGCTCATTGAAATTGAGAAGAAAAACTTTGCGGAATCAGAACGCGATCAACCAATTCAGAGTGTTGATGAAGTAATGTGTATCATACAAGAGGCAAAGATGCCTGGGGAAGTTGCGAAAGTCAGTGAGCAAGCTATTGCTGGTACATCTGATGACTGGGATGCTGATTTGGAATCTGAAATTGATGCAAGTGGTGACATTGGGCCCCCTATCTAA
- the LOC110633542 gene encoding serine/threonine-protein kinase SRK2A isoform X2, producing the protein MEERYEPIKDLGSGNFGVARLVRDKKTKELVAVKYIERGKKIDENVQREIINHRSLRHPNIVRFKEVLLTPTHLAIVMEYAAGGELFARICSAGRFSEDEARFFFQQLISGVSYCHSMEICHRDLKLENTLLDGSPTPRLKICDFGYSKSALLHSQPKSTVGTPAYIAPEVLSRKEYDGKISDVWSCGVTLYVMLVGAYPFEDPEDPRNFRKTIGRIMSVQYSIPDYVRVSADCKHLLSRIFVANPAKDRMLHWRIFSHWLQEHCAFFFPPSTMYCLRWC; encoded by the exons ATGGAGGAGAGATATGAGCCAATTAAGGATCTTGGTTCTGGTAATTTTGGGGTGGCAAGGCTAGTGAGGGATAAGAAGACAAAGGAGCTTGTTGCTGTAAAGTACATAGAGAGGGGGAAAAAG ATTGATGAGAATGTGCAGAGAGAAATCATCAATCACAGATCTTTAAGGCATCCAAATATTGTTCGGTTCAAAGAG GTCTTGTTGACTCCGACACATTTAGCAATTGTCATGGAATATGCAGCTGGTGGTGAACTCTTTGCAAGGATATGCAGTGCTGGTAGATTTAGCGAAGATGAG GCGAGATTCTTCTTTCAGCAGCTAATATCTGGAGTCAGCTACTGTCATTCCATG GAAATTTGTCACAGGGATCTGAAACTTGAAAATACACTTTTGGATGGAAGCCCTACGCCCCGACTTAAAATATGTGATTTTGGTTATTCCAAG TCTGCTCTGTTGCACTCGCAACCCAAATCAACAGTTGGAACACCTGCGTACATTGCTCCTGAAGTTCTATCTCGAAAGGAATATGATGGCAAG ATTTCAGATGTTTGGTCGTGTGGGGTGACATTATATGTGATGTTGGTGGGAGCATACCCTTTTGAGGATCCTGAAGACCCTAGGAATTTCCGTAAGACCATTGGG AGAATAATGAGCGTTCAATACTCCATACCAGACTATGTACGAGTCTCTGCAGATTGCAAGCACCTCCTTTCTCGTATTTTTGTGGCTAATCCTGCCAAG GATCGCATGCTTCATTGGAGGATTTTTAGCCATTGGCTTCAAGAACATtgtgcttttttttttccccccTCAACAATGTATTGTTTACGGTGGTGTTAA